One Spinacia oleracea cultivar Varoflay chromosome 4, BTI_SOV_V1, whole genome shotgun sequence DNA segment encodes these proteins:
- the LOC110783726 gene encoding uncharacterized protein isoform X3, whose amino-acid sequence MSRRRNAIVAAGLLAFATAGLTFPFYMASSSKKQPVIDSSKPLPPQATFRGPYINTGSRDVGPDHRTYPKND is encoded by the exons ATGTCCCGAAGGCGAAATGCTATTGTGGCTGCAGGATTACTAGCTTTTGCTACAGCTGGTTTGACATTTCCTTTCTACATGGC ATCATCGTCTAAGAAACAGCCTGTCATCGACTCGTCAAAACCCTTGCCACCTCAGGCAACCTTTCGAGGACCATATATTAACACCGGTTCACGTGATGTTGGACCTGATCATCGTACTTATCCAAAAAATGATTAA
- the LOC110783726 gene encoding uncharacterized protein isoform X1: MVESTSSDHGGDGGGRRSRAGFWWLEIGSAYSRGGGLLAFATAGLTFPFYMASSSKKQPVIDSSKPLPPQATFRGPYINTGSRDVGPDHRTYPKND; the protein is encoded by the exons ATGGTTGAGTCGACGAGCAGTGATCATGGAGGTGATGGAGGTGGGAGGAGATCAAGGGCTGGTTTTTGGTGGCTTGAAATTGGTTCAGCATATTCAAGGGGTGGAG GATTACTAGCTTTTGCTACAGCTGGTTTGACATTTCCTTTCTACATGGC ATCATCGTCTAAGAAACAGCCTGTCATCGACTCGTCAAAACCCTTGCCACCTCAGGCAACCTTTCGAGGACCATATATTAACACCGGTTCACGTGATGTTGGACCTGATCATCGTACTTATCCAAAAAATGATTAA
- the LOC110783726 gene encoding uncharacterized protein isoform X2 encodes MRILDNLVCNRKLMSRRRNAIVAAGLLAFATAGLTFPFYMASSSKKQPVIDSSKPLPPQATFRGPYINTGSRDVGPDHRTYPKND; translated from the exons ATGCGGATACTGG aTAATCTGGTGTGTAACAGAAAACTGATGTCCCGAAGGCGAAATGCTATTGTGGCTGCAGGATTACTAGCTTTTGCTACAGCTGGTTTGACATTTCCTTTCTACATGGC ATCATCGTCTAAGAAACAGCCTGTCATCGACTCGTCAAAACCCTTGCCACCTCAGGCAACCTTTCGAGGACCATATATTAACACCGGTTCACGTGATGTTGGACCTGATCATCGTACTTATCCAAAAAATGATTAA